One genomic segment of Thioclava sp. GXIMD2076 includes these proteins:
- a CDS encoding FAD-binding oxidoreductase has translation MTRRFSPFEDTLWYATATPAPQTRPLQGDVQADVCVIGAGYSGLTTALELAKQGVKVAVIERAQIGFGGSGRNAGHCTPTFTHYALPDLRRVLGAPWAERLIHRQTRANDRVGAMIRDYGIECEWEQNGYVQGALFPSHIKVMEKRAAEYNAVGARTRMLDRTEVAAITGSPRFMGGWYHEEAGGLNALGYARGLARAVLQEGGQIFTESLVTGAAREGGKWAVTTPQGKVLAEKVIYTTGAYTVAGWPQLDQTFRILRVFVAATQPLSPETQAHLLPKRTTIQDGRGDIYVYKYNAQNRIVASMFPMLRRGYDRSLTAKIMTDRLKWLHPEIREEIRWDFLWTGELDMQRHTVPRLYQLAPGVVAMTGLSGRGVPTGSMLGGILSDWAMGVADADLDLKLEPLSAQPRYMDVAPKMALLGYRLRDNFKALRQGAPLPPHA, from the coding sequence ATGACCCGCCGCTTTTCCCCCTTCGAGGATACGCTCTGGTATGCCACGGCCACGCCCGCACCGCAGACGCGGCCTTTGCAAGGCGATGTGCAGGCCGATGTCTGTGTCATAGGGGCGGGCTATTCCGGCCTGACCACCGCGCTGGAACTGGCCAAGCAGGGCGTCAAGGTTGCCGTGATCGAGCGCGCCCAGATTGGCTTTGGCGGCTCGGGGCGCAATGCGGGCCATTGCACCCCGACCTTCACCCATTATGCGCTGCCTGATCTGCGGCGCGTTCTGGGCGCGCCTTGGGCCGAGCGGCTGATCCACCGCCAGACCCGCGCCAATGATCGCGTGGGCGCGATGATCCGTGATTACGGGATCGAGTGCGAATGGGAGCAGAACGGCTATGTACAGGGCGCGCTATTCCCCAGTCATATCAAGGTGATGGAAAAACGCGCCGCCGAGTATAACGCGGTGGGTGCGCGCACGCGGATGCTGGACCGCACGGAAGTTGCGGCCATCACCGGATCGCCGCGTTTCATGGGCGGGTGGTATCATGAGGAGGCGGGCGGGCTGAACGCGCTTGGCTATGCGCGGGGGCTGGCGCGGGCCGTGCTGCAGGAAGGCGGGCAGATTTTTACCGAGAGCCTCGTGACGGGAGCGGCCCGCGAGGGCGGCAAATGGGCTGTAACCACGCCGCAAGGTAAGGTGCTGGCCGAGAAGGTGATCTATACCACCGGCGCCTATACGGTGGCAGGCTGGCCGCAGCTCGACCAGACCTTCCGCATCCTGCGGGTGTTTGTAGCGGCGACCCAACCCCTGTCGCCCGAGACGCAGGCGCATCTTTTGCCCAAGCGCACCACCATTCAGGACGGGCGCGGCGATATCTATGTCTATAAATACAATGCCCAGAACCGCATCGTCGCCTCGATGTTCCCGATGCTCCGGCGCGGCTATGACCGCAGTTTGACGGCCAAGATCATGACCGACCGCCTCAAATGGTTGCATCCCGAAATCCGCGAGGAGATCCGTTGGGATTTCCTCTGGACGGGCGAATTGGACATGCAGCGCCACACCGTGCCGCGGCTCTACCAGTTGGCCCCCGGAGTGGTGGCGATGACGGGCCTTTCGGGGCGCGGCGTGCCCACCGGCTCGATGCTGGGCGGTATCCTGTCCGATTGGGCGATGGGCGTGGCGGATGCCGATCTAGACCTCAAACTCGAACCGCTCTCCGCGCAGCCGCGCTATATGGACGTAGCGCCGAAAATGGCGCTTCTTGGCTACCGGCTGCGCGATAATTTCAAGGCTTTGCGGCAGGGTGCGCCCCTGCCGCCTCACGCATAA
- a CDS encoding endonuclease/exonuclease/phosphatase family protein, whose product MRLAIWGPELGGEGPGLLYRDVLSGKDARIDASLAQIVQLAPDVLLLIGVDWDGQQAAAHALREALAARDAHYPYLVHRQPNSGLPSGEDLDGNGVYGEARDAQGYGRFTGAGGVLLLSKLPVIAVEDLSAMLWRDLAGGLADGAELSPGALAVQRLSSSVHWIVRLEGLELLIWSATPPIFDGPEDRNGRRNHDETAFWLPYLATLPADPPLVMLGRANLDPAQKEGRKAALETLLSSPRLQDPLPDLPTADLGGKHLRLDYILPDHLLEVTGAGVLPATEGARYRMVWVDIAWPCACSRGD is encoded by the coding sequence TTGCGGCTGGCGATCTGGGGGCCGGAACTGGGCGGCGAAGGGCCGGGGCTACTCTATCGTGATGTTCTGTCGGGCAAGGATGCCCGGATCGACGCGAGCCTTGCGCAGATAGTCCAGCTCGCGCCCGATGTCCTGTTGCTCATCGGCGTGGATTGGGACGGGCAGCAGGCTGCGGCACATGCCCTGCGCGAGGCGCTGGCCGCGCGTGATGCGCACTATCCCTATCTCGTCCACCGGCAGCCCAATAGCGGCCTGCCCTCCGGCGAGGATCTGGACGGGAACGGGGTGTATGGCGAGGCCCGCGATGCGCAGGGCTATGGCCGGTTTACGGGTGCGGGCGGGGTGCTCCTGCTCTCCAAGCTGCCGGTGATCGCGGTCGAGGATCTGTCGGCGATGCTCTGGCGCGATCTGGCCGGAGGGCTGGCAGATGGCGCGGAGCTCTCGCCCGGGGCGCTGGCCGTCCAGCGTCTGTCCTCGAGCGTGCACTGGATCGTCCGGCTGGAGGGGCTCGAGCTGTTGATCTGGTCGGCCACGCCGCCGATCTTTGACGGCCCCGAGGACCGTAACGGTCGGCGCAACCATGACGAGACCGCATTCTGGCTGCCCTATCTCGCAACCCTTCCCGCAGATCCGCCACTGGTTATGCTGGGCCGTGCCAATCTTGATCCGGCGCAGAAAGAGGGGCGCAAGGCCGCACTCGAGACGCTTCTGTCCTCACCGCGGCTGCAGGACCCATTGCCCGATCTCCCCACAGCCGATCTCGGCGGAAAACACCTGCGGCTGGATTATATCCTGCCGGACCATCTGCTGGAGGTCACCGGCGCGGGCGTGCTGCCCGCAACCGAAGGCGCGCGTTACAGGATGGTCTGGGTCGACATCGCCTGGCCATGTGCCTGCAGCCGTGGCGACTGA
- the leuB gene encoding 3-isopropylmalate dehydrogenase produces MANPSILILAGDGIGPEVMTEVKKVINWFGAKRDVAFDVSEDLVGGAAYDVHGVPLSDATMAKAQEVDAVLLGAVGGPKYDVLDFSVKPERGLLRLRKEMDLYSNLRPAQCFDALADFSSLKKDVVAGLDIMIVRELTSGIYFGEPRGIITENNERVGINTQRYTESEIERVARSAFELARRRGNKVCSMEKANVMESGILWREVVQRVHDEDYADVELSHMYADAGAMQLCRWPKQFDVIVTDNLFGDLLSDAAAMLTGSLGMLPSASLGAPMANGRPKAMYEPVHGSAPDIAGQGKANPIACILSFSMALRYSFDLGAEADRLEAAVEKVLADGVRTADLLGPEGGSPVSTAEMGDAIIAALDAAL; encoded by the coding sequence ATGGCAAACCCTTCGATCCTCATTCTTGCGGGCGACGGTATCGGCCCCGAGGTCATGACCGAGGTCAAGAAAGTCATCAATTGGTTCGGCGCCAAGCGCGATGTGGCCTTCGATGTCTCCGAGGATCTCGTCGGCGGCGCGGCCTATGACGTGCATGGCGTGCCGCTGTCGGATGCGACGATGGCCAAGGCGCAAGAGGTGGACGCGGTCTTGCTGGGCGCCGTGGGTGGCCCGAAATACGACGTGCTCGATTTCTCGGTCAAGCCGGAGCGTGGTCTTCTGCGCCTGCGTAAGGAAATGGACCTTTATTCCAATCTGCGTCCGGCCCAGTGCTTCGACGCGCTGGCCGATTTCTCGTCACTGAAAAAAGACGTGGTTGCGGGCCTCGATATCATGATCGTGCGCGAGCTGACCTCGGGCATCTATTTCGGCGAGCCGCGCGGCATTATCACCGAGAACAACGAGCGGGTGGGCATCAACACCCAGCGTTACACCGAGAGCGAGATCGAGCGCGTGGCCCGTTCGGCCTTCGAGCTGGCCCGCCGCCGTGGCAACAAGGTCTGCTCGATGGAGAAGGCCAATGTGATGGAATCGGGCATCCTGTGGCGCGAAGTCGTGCAGCGCGTGCATGACGAAGACTATGCCGATGTCGAGCTGAGCCACATGTATGCCGATGCCGGCGCCATGCAGCTCTGCCGTTGGCCCAAGCAGTTCGACGTGATCGTGACCGATAACCTCTTCGGCGATCTGTTGTCGGATGCGGCCGCGATGCTGACCGGCTCGCTTGGCATGCTGCCTTCGGCCTCGCTCGGTGCGCCGATGGCGAATGGCCGCCCGAAAGCGATGTACGAGCCCGTGCATGGCTCGGCCCCCGATATCGCGGGTCAGGGCAAGGCGAACCCGATCGCCTGTATCCTCAGCTTCTCGATGGCGCTGCGTTACAGCTTCGATCTGGGCGCGGAAGCCGACCGTCTGGAAGCCGCTGTGGAAAAAGTCCTTGCCGATGGCGTGCGCACCGCAGACCTTCTGGGCCCCGAAGGCGGCTCGCCGGTCTCGACCGCCGAAATGGGCGACGCGATCATCGCAGCCCTCGACGCGGCGCTCTGA
- a CDS encoding FAD-binding oxidoreductase: MPGPKLDPVESDAALPRAVDVVIIGGGIAGTCAALELVDRGLKVAICEKGQIGAEQSSRNWGWVRLTHRDPREMPLMVEAVRMWEGLNERVEAETGYRQSGVTYTCTSDDMMEEERQWVDLLQSYQIPAKMLNRDEALAHYPGIDLPIKGAIHNPMDGRAEPQKAAPAVARAVQARGGTVHQNTAVRMIDVEGGKVTGVITEHGRIACSQVLLAGGIWSRLMLDNMGIYLPQLRTKNTVLRTSALEGGPEGTIKFKEFAMRKRLDGGYTIASSANSRYEITPDSFRLFGAFLPALKNEWRGLRFGFGSAFVDGLKTKRKWSANDVTPFEETRIMDPQPETSFIEKVYHQVAARWPAMKGLKIEQRWAGIIDVLPDVIPVISDTESVKNGVKGLYVSTGFSGHGFGLGPGAGRLAADLMTGHAPIVDPTPFRLSRFSDGSKIAPMSGITRR; this comes from the coding sequence ATGCCAGGACCGAAGCTAGACCCGGTCGAAAGCGATGCCGCCCTGCCTCGGGCGGTGGATGTAGTGATTATCGGCGGCGGGATCGCAGGCACCTGCGCGGCGCTGGAACTGGTGGATCGCGGGCTGAAGGTCGCGATCTGCGAGAAGGGCCAGATCGGGGCCGAGCAATCGAGCCGTAACTGGGGCTGGGTGCGCCTGACCCATCGCGACCCGCGCGAGATGCCGCTGATGGTGGAAGCCGTGCGCATGTGGGAAGGCCTCAACGAGCGCGTGGAAGCCGAGACCGGCTACCGGCAATCGGGCGTGACCTATACCTGCACCAGCGACGACATGATGGAGGAGGAGCGGCAATGGGTCGATCTGCTGCAAAGCTACCAGATCCCCGCCAAGATGCTGAACCGCGACGAGGCGCTGGCCCATTATCCGGGGATTGATCTGCCGATCAAGGGCGCGATCCATAACCCGATGGACGGGCGCGCCGAACCGCAGAAAGCCGCGCCTGCCGTGGCCCGTGCGGTGCAGGCACGCGGCGGCACGGTGCATCAGAATACCGCTGTGCGGATGATCGATGTGGAGGGTGGCAAGGTCACCGGCGTCATCACCGAACATGGGCGCATCGCCTGTTCGCAGGTGCTCTTGGCGGGAGGTATCTGGTCGCGGCTCATGCTCGATAATATGGGCATCTACCTGCCGCAGCTGCGCACCAAGAACACCGTGTTGCGGACCTCGGCGCTGGAGGGCGGGCCGGAAGGCACGATCAAGTTCAAGGAATTCGCCATGCGCAAGCGGCTGGATGGCGGCTACACGATCGCCTCCTCGGCCAATAGCCGCTACGAGATCACACCCGACAGTTTCCGCCTGTTTGGTGCCTTTCTTCCCGCACTGAAAAACGAATGGAGGGGCCTGCGCTTCGGCTTCGGTTCGGCCTTTGTGGACGGGCTGAAGACCAAGCGTAAATGGTCTGCCAATGATGTGACGCCTTTCGAGGAGACCCGCATCATGGACCCGCAGCCCGAGACGAGCTTTATCGAGAAGGTCTATCATCAGGTCGCAGCCCGCTGGCCCGCGATGAAGGGGCTGAAGATCGAGCAACGCTGGGCAGGGATCATCGATGTGCTGCCCGATGTGATCCCCGTGATTTCCGATACCGAGAGCGTGAAGAACGGAGTGAAGGGGCTCTATGTCTCGACCGGTTTCTCGGGGCACGGGTTCGGGCTGGGTCCGGGGGCGGGGCGGCTGGCCGCAGATCTGATGACGGGCCATGCGCCGATCGTGGACCCAACCCCTTTCCGGCTCTCGCGCTTCTCGGATGGATCGAAGATCGCCCCCATGAGCGGTATTACCCGGAGATGA
- a CDS encoding ABC transporter permease encodes MTTTTTDLAPRAKFFQSRALRRFASHKLALLGLFMVLALTAACFIGPHLLPYDELYIDLRARFAPPGTGAHIFGTDPLGRDIAARLFHAGQVSMAIGFAVMIIATAIGSVIGVLSGYYGGKVSAVLMRIVDAFLSFPSVFLLLALAAFIQPGPVMIALIIAATSWMEVARIVEAEVKSLKGQDFVQAAQMLGLSGRWIMFRELLPNAIGPIIVAATLTVARAILLEAYISFLGYGIQPPLPSWGNMLNGAQQYLDSAPWLAIVPGVAITIAVAGFNFIGDGLRDAFDSRTDL; translated from the coding sequence ATGACCACCACCACAACCGATCTCGCGCCGCGTGCCAAGTTTTTCCAGTCGCGTGCCCTGCGCCGCTTCGCCTCGCATAAACTGGCCCTTCTGGGCCTCTTCATGGTGCTGGCGCTGACGGCGGCCTGTTTCATCGGGCCGCATCTTCTGCCCTATGACGAGCTGTATATCGACCTGCGCGCGCGCTTTGCGCCCCCCGGCACCGGCGCGCATATCTTCGGGACGGACCCGCTGGGCCGCGATATTGCCGCACGGCTCTTCCATGCGGGGCAGGTGTCCATGGCCATCGGCTTTGCGGTGATGATCATCGCCACCGCCATCGGCTCGGTCATCGGCGTGCTTTCGGGCTATTATGGCGGAAAGGTTTCCGCCGTGCTGATGCGGATCGTTGATGCGTTCCTGTCCTTCCCCTCCGTCTTCCTGCTGCTGGCGCTGGCGGCCTTCATCCAGCCCGGCCCCGTGATGATCGCGCTGATCATTGCCGCGACCAGCTGGATGGAAGTGGCCCGTATCGTCGAGGCCGAGGTAAAATCGCTGAAAGGGCAGGATTTCGTGCAGGCTGCCCAGATGCTGGGGCTCTCGGGGCGCTGGATCATGTTCCGCGAGCTTCTCCCCAATGCCATCGGCCCGATCATCGTGGCCGCGACGCTCACTGTCGCCCGCGCGATCCTGCTTGAGGCCTATATCTCCTTCCTTGGCTACGGCATCCAGCCGCCGCTTCCCAGCTGGGGCAATATGCTCAACGGGGCGCAGCAATATCTCGATAGCGCGCCTTGGCTTGCCATTGTGCCAGGCGTGGCGATCACCATCGCCGTGGCGGGGTTCAACTTCATAGGTGACGGTCTGCGCGACGCATTTGATAGCCGCACCGATCTGTAA
- a CDS encoding TonB-dependent siderophore receptor, whose protein sequence is MSAPRPAFVRPAPLRSGLLASTALAAMTALPVMAQDVVDLDPITVEGSSYETEGAQSYATDLISVGEKAAISPREVPQSTSVVTHKQIEDGGYNTLDEAMADVPGIMVLNNDAGRSSIYSRGYEFDYLYFDGLPAPVSSIYGTQPDLSIVDHVEVLKGPAGLFISTGEPAGSVNMRLKQATATEFTGYVEGSTDSNGQYRGELDVSNKLNADGTLRGRFVAAYGDGDTFIDNGSNGVQSYYGTLAWDVDPDTQLTFSLSHMERDIAPFNGLPTYEDGSLIWTDAGAGVVPDWNDFDNTTTDAVLAATHTFDNGGRVKFSLRKSWQDADFLYGYAGSTADAENNISSIAYLGRDFSQDSTALDLHADLPFTLGQMEGNAIIGADWQKVTSTTYTARGKIAGSWNLNDFDASSVARPDAAYSTREDSDTTSTGIYSQLRLKPVDRLTLIGGARLSWYEGTVDTTTLSSGAVAHEDYDVDAHVTPFAGATYDITPDAALYASYSEIFIPQSDLDSSGDLLDPVEGRQYELGVKARVAGTLDVTAAYFNLREDNRPVAVTGTDYYVAQEEVQSQGIELTVAGELRENLHLSAGYTYTYTEYLNGSSEGEAFSTYTPKNMLKLQAMYDITEGALRDWSLGGRLTMMSGFSSKGIEAPGYGVVDLMAVKRFDNDLTLRMGVDNVFDKDYYSRVGSTTVFNFRGAPRTFNVSLTKRF, encoded by the coding sequence ATGTCCGCGCCCCGCCCCGCCTTTGTCAGACCCGCCCCTCTCAGATCCGGCCTTCTCGCCTCCACGGCCCTTGCTGCCATGACCGCGCTGCCTGTCATGGCGCAGGATGTGGTCGACCTCGACCCGATCACCGTCGAGGGCTCGAGCTACGAGACGGAAGGCGCACAGAGCTATGCTACCGACCTCATCTCGGTCGGCGAGAAAGCCGCGATCAGCCCGCGCGAGGTGCCGCAATCGACCTCTGTCGTGACCCATAAACAGATCGAGGACGGCGGGTATAACACGCTCGACGAGGCGATGGCCGATGTGCCGGGCATCATGGTGCTCAACAATGATGCGGGACGCTCGTCGATCTATTCGCGGGGCTACGAGTTCGACTATCTCTATTTTGACGGTCTGCCTGCCCCCGTCAGCTCGATCTATGGCACACAGCCCGATCTTTCGATCGTGGACCATGTGGAGGTGCTCAAGGGCCCCGCGGGCCTGTTCATCTCGACGGGCGAACCGGCGGGCTCGGTCAATATGCGCCTCAAACAGGCCACCGCCACCGAGTTTACCGGCTATGTGGAGGGATCGACCGATAGCAATGGCCAGTATCGTGGCGAGCTGGATGTTTCCAACAAGCTCAATGCCGACGGCACGCTGCGCGGACGGTTCGTGGCGGCCTATGGCGATGGCGACACGTTCATCGACAATGGCTCGAACGGAGTGCAGAGCTATTATGGCACGCTGGCATGGGATGTGGACCCCGACACACAGCTGACCTTCTCGCTCAGCCATATGGAGCGCGATATCGCGCCCTTCAACGGCCTGCCCACCTATGAGGACGGATCGCTGATCTGGACCGATGCAGGCGCGGGCGTTGTGCCTGACTGGAACGATTTCGATAATACCACCACCGATGCGGTGCTCGCGGCCACCCATACATTCGATAATGGCGGGCGGGTGAAATTCTCGCTGCGCAAATCGTGGCAGGATGCGGATTTCCTCTATGGCTATGCCGGATCGACCGCCGATGCCGAGAACAATATCTCTTCCATCGCCTATCTGGGCCGCGATTTCAGTCAGGACAGCACAGCGCTCGATCTCCATGCCGATTTGCCCTTCACGCTGGGCCAGATGGAGGGCAATGCGATCATCGGGGCCGACTGGCAGAAGGTGACCTCGACCACCTATACCGCGCGCGGCAAGATCGCGGGCAGCTGGAACCTGAATGATTTCGACGCGTCATCCGTGGCCAGACCCGATGCGGCCTATTCGACCCGCGAGGACAGCGATACGACCTCGACGGGGATCTATTCGCAACTCCGCCTGAAACCCGTTGACCGGCTGACCCTGATCGGCGGCGCGCGGCTCAGCTGGTATGAGGGCACGGTCGATACGACGACCCTTTCGAGCGGTGCCGTGGCCCATGAGGATTATGACGTGGATGCCCATGTCACGCCCTTTGCCGGTGCCACCTACGACATCACGCCCGATGCAGCGCTCTACGCCAGCTATTCCGAGATCTTCATCCCTCAATCCGATCTGGACAGTTCGGGCGATCTTCTGGACCCGGTCGAGGGCCGGCAATACGAGCTGGGTGTAAAAGCCCGCGTGGCCGGCACGCTGGATGTGACGGCGGCCTATTTCAACCTGCGCGAGGACAACCGCCCCGTGGCCGTGACGGGGACCGATTACTACGTTGCGCAGGAAGAGGTGCAATCGCAAGGGATCGAACTGACCGTTGCGGGCGAGCTGCGGGAGAACCTGCATCTCTCGGCCGGTTACACCTACACCTATACCGAATATCTCAATGGCAGCTCCGAGGGCGAGGCATTTTCCACCTATACGCCCAAGAACATGCTCAAGCTGCAGGCGATGTATGACATCACCGAAGGCGCGCTGCGGGACTGGAGCCTTGGCGGGCGGCTGACCATGATGTCGGGATTCTCCTCCAAGGGTATCGAGGCACCGGGCTATGGCGTGGTCGATCTGATGGCGGTGAAACGGTTCGACAATGACCTGACCCTGCGCATGGGCGTCGATAACGTCTTCGACAAGGACTATTATTCGCGCGTGGGCAGCACAACGGTGTTCAATTTCCGTGGCGCACCGCGGACCTTCAATGTCTCGCTGACCAAACGCTTCTGA
- a CDS encoding ABC transporter permease, producing MLRYILSRLGQSLILLVIVSCIGFCVLSLAPGGPLSQFALSPGMTQEQLAKIAEQMGLNRPLPVQYIDWLSHLFVGDWGQSYRDGQPVLAVIGSHLFATLLLMGTSTVLSVTIGSAIGIFSALKRGSGFDYTMTVFAMVALSIPTFWFGLVAIYVFSLHLGWLPAGNMYSVGDGSVLDYLRHLILPAMVLALVDVAIWSRYMRTSTLNVIKQDFVRTARAKGLTSRRVLFKHIVGNSLVPMITLAGLQLPMVLGGALVTETVFTWPGMGRLFLDSLGYNDYPVVMGLLMASAILVLVGNLAADLIVALIDPRIRLD from the coding sequence ATGCTGCGCTACATCCTGTCCCGCCTCGGACAAAGCCTGATCCTTCTCGTGATCGTCTCCTGTATCGGGTTCTGCGTGCTGTCGCTGGCACCCGGAGGGCCGCTCTCGCAATTCGCCCTCAGTCCCGGCATGACGCAGGAACAGCTTGCCAAGATCGCCGAGCAGATGGGGCTGAACCGCCCGCTGCCGGTGCAATATATCGACTGGCTGAGCCATCTGTTTGTAGGCGACTGGGGCCAGAGCTACCGCGATGGCCAGCCCGTTCTGGCCGTCATCGGCAGCCATCTTTTCGCGACGCTTTTGCTGATGGGCACCTCGACCGTTCTGTCCGTCACCATCGGCTCGGCCATCGGGATATTCTCCGCGCTCAAACGCGGTAGCGGTTTTGACTACACGATGACGGTCTTTGCCATGGTCGCGCTCTCGATCCCGACCTTCTGGTTCGGCTTGGTGGCGATCTATGTGTTCTCGCTGCATCTGGGCTGGCTGCCTGCGGGCAATATGTATTCGGTGGGTGACGGGTCGGTGCTCGATTACCTGCGCCATCTGATCCTTCCTGCCATGGTGCTGGCGCTGGTCGATGTGGCGATCTGGTCGCGTTATATGCGAACCTCGACGCTGAATGTCATCAAACAGGATTTCGTGCGCACCGCCCGTGCCAAAGGGCTGACCTCGCGCCGTGTGCTCTTCAAACATATCGTGGGTAATTCGCTGGTGCCGATGATCACTTTAGCGGGTCTACAGCTACCCATGGTGCTGGGTGGTGCGCTGGTGACCGAGACTGTCTTCACTTGGCCCGGCATGGGGCGTCTGTTCCTCGATAGCTTGGGCTATAACGACTATCCCGTGGTGATGGGGCTCTTGATGGCCTCGGCCATTCTGGTTCTGGTGGGCAATCTGGCCGCCGATCTCATCGTTGCGCTGATCGACCCGCGCATCCGTCTGGACTGA
- a CDS encoding sodium:alanine symporter family protein — translation MTADTFESFLGTVGGIVWGPYLLIPLLLGTGIYLTLRLGALQFLRLGAALRLGLWRRHDDGAEGDISQFQALTTAMAATVGTGNIVGVATAISVGGPGALFWMWVTALLGMASKYSEAFCGVRFRVTDAAGEKSGGPQYYLERGIPNGFGKFLAIAFSIFAICASFGIGNMTQGNSIASNLEQSFHVPAAVSGGILAILTLIVLVGGIKSIGRVTAGLVPAMIVFYVLGALYILLANLTAIPAALGEIFSDAFTGTAASGGFLGSTIMIAVQFGVARGIFSNESGMGSAAIAAASAKTSHPVRQGLVSMTQTFIDTIIVVTCTGLVIVTTGVWNQIDPETGSQISAAIMTARAFSYGLPGAWGDWIVTIGLVLFAYSTILGWAYYGERNIERLFGRGLVMPFRVFFAAIVYIGCTMQLGVVWNFSDVMNGLMAIPNLIGLLILSGLIARETRHYLLHDPKLEANAREIEAFMDGQPGWDDWKASDHTVHR, via the coding sequence ATGACAGCGGACACATTTGAAAGTTTCCTCGGAACCGTGGGGGGGATCGTCTGGGGCCCCTACCTACTGATCCCCCTTCTGCTGGGCACCGGTATCTACCTGACCCTGCGTTTGGGTGCGCTGCAATTCCTGCGTCTGGGGGCTGCCCTGCGCCTTGGCCTGTGGCGGCGCCATGATGACGGGGCCGAGGGCGATATCTCGCAATTCCAGGCGCTGACCACCGCGATGGCCGCGACCGTCGGCACCGGCAATATCGTGGGGGTGGCCACCGCCATCAGCGTCGGCGGGCCGGGCGCGCTGTTCTGGATGTGGGTGACGGCGCTTCTGGGGATGGCGTCGAAATATTCCGAGGCCTTCTGCGGGGTGCGCTTCCGTGTGACCGACGCGGCGGGCGAGAAATCGGGCGGGCCGCAATACTATCTCGAGCGCGGCATCCCGAACGGGTTCGGCAAATTCCTCGCCATCGCCTTCTCGATCTTCGCCATCTGCGCAAGCTTCGGCATCGGCAACATGACGCAGGGCAATTCGATCGCCTCCAATCTTGAACAGAGCTTCCATGTGCCGGCTGCCGTCTCGGGCGGCATTCTGGCGATCCTGACGCTGATCGTGCTGGTGGGCGGGATCAAATCCATCGGGCGGGTCACCGCAGGCTTGGTGCCGGCTATGATCGTGTTCTATGTGCTGGGCGCGCTCTATATCCTGCTGGCCAATCTCACCGCCATTCCTGCGGCACTGGGCGAGATCTTCTCGGATGCCTTCACCGGCACGGCGGCCTCGGGCGGATTTTTGGGCTCGACCATCATGATCGCGGTTCAGTTCGGTGTGGCGCGCGGGATCTTCTCGAACGAATCCGGCATGGGCTCTGCAGCCATTGCCGCAGCCTCGGCCAAGACCAGCCACCCTGTCCGTCAGGGGCTGGTCTCGATGACCCAGACCTTCATCGACACGATCATCGTGGTCACCTGCACCGGCCTCGTGATCGTCACGACCGGCGTCTGGAACCAGATCGATCCCGAAACGGGCAGCCAGATTTCGGCCGCCATCATGACGGCGCGCGCCTTCTCCTATGGTCTGCCGGGCGCCTGGGGTGACTGGATCGTGACCATTGGTCTCGTGCTCTTTGCCTATTCGACGATCCTCGGCTGGGCCTATTATGGCGAGCGCAACATCGAGCGGCTCTTCGGGCGCGGTCTCGTGATGCCGTTCCGCGTGTTCTTTGCCGCCATCGTCTATATCGGCTGCACGATGCAGCTGGGCGTGGTGTGGAACTTCTCGGATGTGATGAACGGTCTGATGGCGATCCCGAACCTGATCGGCCTCCTGATCTTGTCGGGGCTGATCGCCCGCGAGACGCGCCACTATCTGCTCCACGACCCGAAACTCGAGGCGAATGCGCGCGAGATCGAGGCCTTCATGGACGGCCAGCCCGGCTGGGACGACTGGAAAGCCTCCGACCATACGGTGCATCGCTGA